GTGTTTTTAGAGGTTTTTGGTCCTTGGATTGGTGCGGTAAAAACCATTCCGCCGTCATCTGCGGTATAGAATAATGGCTTTATAGATAAACCTTTCACTAGGTAACTTTCTGGCACATTATCAGCAATACCATCTTTGTTGGTATCAACGGGTAAGCTGATGCTCCAGTCTGATAAGTCAAAGTTATCTGCTGGTCTAGCATTGGCATCGAGTGATACTGTTTCATTTCGACTGTTTTTTATTTCTGCAGCTTGCAGATAACCTTGCCCGCTTAAAGCTAAAATTAACGTAATGCTCAATAGGCTTTTAATAGGAGACAGCATTTTGTTTACCTTTTATATTTAGGGATAATACTTATTAAAGTAGACTTAACCAATAAATCTTCACAAAAAAATAGCGCTATAATTAGCGCTATTTCATCAAGTTTGAATATTGCTATTTAAACTTGTTATTTACTTATAATCTATCAGCGACTACGGCTTCGTTTGTAGAGCTGTTATAAGGTGAAGCAGGGTTGTCGGTATCAAGAGAACCACCTACAGCATAATTTGTACTTTCAAAGTGATCTGAAAATACTTCTGTAGTACCTTCTAAATCAGAATATAGCTTAATGTCGTCGATATAAAATGCAGTTGCTACAGTTGCATCATTATCGCCAATTCTAAAAACTAAGTACTGAACGCCGTCCATGATAGTTTCAAAGTGGGTACCTAAAGTACCATCTGATTTACCACTATCATAAGTTGGAAAAGCATCTGCTGAAACAGGTGTACCATTAATCGATAAAGTAATTAGCGGTGCTACAGTAGCACTTGCGTTGCTGGCATCCCATGTAATATCGATATCAACCCACTCATCACCTGTGAATGTTGCATCGGTATCAACCGTACCTTCTTGGCCACGAATTACATAGTTACCTTCTTTAACTCTTAATTCAACTAGTTCATAACCTGTACTCACTTTACTACCAAATATACCAATATAGGCATCTTTAAAGTCGGTATCAGTGTCGTTAGGGTTATTATTAACGGCGTTTGCTTCTTTTCTAAATGATACGCTAAGTTTACCGATATCTAACGGTGAAATACTTTCATCGCTAAGTTTGAATCTAAGTTCACCCGTATCAGTAGAACCATCGCCAATACCTACGCCCATGGTATCTGTGATTTTAGCTACTTGAAAGTTATCTACTGGTGGATCGGCTGGCGGATCAGCAGGGTCAGCAACTACAGCACCTTCTCTTGTCACTTCTGCAACCACAGCTTCATTAGTTGAGCTATTATACGGTGATGCACTGTTGTCTGTATCAAGTGAGTCATCGACTGCAAAGCCTTCAAAGTCATCTGCAAATACTTCTGCTGTGCCTGCAACGTCAGAGTACAATTTAATGTCATCTAGGTAAAATGCAGTTGCAACGGTCGCGTCATTGTCACCTAATCTGAATGTCATATGCTGAACACCATTCATAATAGTTTCAAAGTGAGTGCCTAAACTGCCATCTGATTTTCCACTATCATAAGTTGGGAATGGGTCTGCTGAAACAGGAGTGCCATTAATTGAAAGGGTAATTAACGGTGCTACTGAAGCACTAGCATTTGTTGCATCCCAAGTGATATCAATATCAACCCATTCTTCACCTGTGAAAGTAGCGTCAGTATCAACAGTACCTTCTTGGCCACGTATTACATAATTACCTTCTTTAACTCTTAACTCTACAAGTTCATAACCGGTACTAATTTTAGTACCAAATATACCTATATAAGCATCTTTAAAGTCGGTATCAGTGTCGTTAGGGTTATTATTAACGGCGTTAGCTTCTTTTCTAAATGATAAGCTCAACTTGCCAGTGACTAGCGGGTCAATACTTTCATCGCTAAGTTTAAATCTAAGTTCACCGGTATCAGTAGAGCCGTCACCAATGCCAACACCCATGGTGTCAGTAATTTTAGCTACTTGGCTAGTTACAACATCTGCTGGTTTAACAATAACCGGTGCTGTTGGGTCTGACAGGGTATCTTCTGGGAAATCATCATTATCTGTATAGGTTGCAGAAACGGTAATTGTTTTAGTTAACTCTGCTTCAGTTAATGTATATGAAGCGCTGGTTGCATCAGCGATTGCAACGCCATCTGCCATCCACACATAAACAATTGGCGTATCGCCAGAGCCATTTTCGTCGGTAATAATTGCTGTAAGCTCAAAGTCTACATAAGCATCACCTGAAATAGCTACGCTACCGGCACTTGGTACGGCTGGAATTTCAATAACATCAGTTTCTGCTGAAATAGCTTTTTCAGCATAACCATCATTATCTGTGTAGTTAACGATGAGTGAAATCATAGAGCCAACATCAGCATCTGTAAGGAGGTATGTGCCCGAAGTGGAACCTGAAAGCACTTTGTTATCAGCAACCCAAGTGTAAGTTACGTTAGCTGGATCAAAACCATTACCATCGCTAATTGTCGATGTTAATGTTTCTCCCGTTGTAGGGTCTCCTGATATTTCTACATAGCTAACAGCATTTCCTGTTGAGCCTGTTACGCTGTCATCATTACAAGCTGTTAAGGCCAATGCGCTTGTCATTGCCAATATCAATTTTGTTTTCATTTTAGTCACTCCCCGACAAATTTTATTATATTTTTTAATCGTTGTTTATAGAATTAATATTTGTAAGTACATTTTATCTATAAGCATTACTGTTACCGATACTTACAATAACTTACCAATCTGTCAACCAATTATTGTGTTTTAAACTATATAGTTCAAAAATTATGCGCGCTATAGTGAAGGTGTAGCGCGTATTTTTTTGTGCTAAATAACTCATAAGTAATTATATTCGTTTACTATATGTTACTTGTTATTACCAATTTATATTTTTATTATCTTCAATAAAAAATCTATCAATTAATTATCTCGACTTTATAAATAGCCAGATAAATAAAAGCGGCTTATGAAGTAGAAAATAAATTCCGTTATGAATGAATAAAGCTTTATATCGAATATTTTTATTCAGCTTGGTATCCGGTGTGGCTATTTGTAATTTTGTAAAAAGTTGCCTGCACATAGTCTTTAACATCTCCGGTATTATTTTGATTATATACACCGGCTTTAAAGTACATGTATTGACCGCCTTGATCATACCCGCTGTTAGTCATGTCAACTGTTTGAGAAACATCGGCTTGACCTTCTCTTGTTATTGTTAAGGTTAATGAATTACCTACTACTTTGATTTGATAACCAAAACGTTCATTGAGTGTTATGCCGTTTTCAGGATTGGTTGCACTTTGTGAGCGGTTACCAATTAATTCGTAATAAATATCATCACCACCTTCAATTTCATGGGCTAAATAAATTGAGCCTTTATTATTTTGAGGAAGTTTTCGGTAATACACTCGAATAGGTTCGTCATTATTTGCATGTATTTGACCGATAATTACGCGGCCAACTTGGGATTTATCGCCTGTTTCAGTGACATGGTTTACCGCTAATTCAGCGATTAACTCACCATCTACACCGCCAGCTGCATCAAGATCATTATCAGGCGCGCTTGAAAATACCCAGTTGTTTTTATTAACCCCTTGAACGTTAATGTTGGTGTTACCGCGCCTTAGCATTTCTCTAAGTTCGGTACGAGTATATTTTGTATTGGTAGAGGTTTTAGCACCTTCAATTGGCGCTCTAAAAACTAAGCCACCATCGGTATTTAAAAAGAAAAACTGAGCGTTAAAGTAATCATTATTCAAACGAGATTCATAAATGCTTTCTGCTTTGGTATTCGTAGCTTCATCAACAGGAATACTTAAATACCAGTCAGTTAATTCAATGGAAGAGCTTACATCGGCTAAGCAACCAAACGCTTCAACTTCAACAATGTTATTGGCGTTATCAATATTACTGCCTTTTGGAATGATTTTTATATACTGTGATGAGTGCTCTGGTATTTCAACGAACTGACTGCGGGTGGTTGACGAATCGGTCATTTGATTAGCTACAACACTAGTCCAGGTTTCATTGTCTTTAGATACTTCAATGTCGTAACTGTAGCTTCGCTGATCGTTATTAAGCCACGAGATTGAAATACCTTTAACTAATGAAAAATCGGCTAAGGTTAAAATTAAATGTTGATCAGTTTCGAGTGATGACCAGCGAGACTCTGGTAAAAAACTACCATCGATAACGCGGCTAGCAACATAATCAGTTAATTCATTAGTGGCTGTAGCATTACCGAAATTAAGTTTTGCTAAACCCAAACAGGTAATATCTTGCTTTGGTAGCTCAACTGGGGTTTCAACGGAAGGTTCAACTACGATTACCACCTCTGGTTTATCTTCTGAACTAGATGATTTACAGCCAAGAAATAGTATAAAAATACATAGATATAGTGGAGTTTTGTAGATAGACAATTTTTTCACCTCAATATTAAAAACAACTGGTTATTACCAATTTTAATTACCAAAAAAAAGTAAATGGCAAATAAGTATGTGACCAAATGTAATGCCAAAAAGGTAATGTGTAAAGTGCTGGATTTTTGTTAGATGTTAGAATTTGTGCATTGAAAATGATGATGCAGGTGTTAGGTTTTGTCTTTATGAAGCGTAAACAACACTATTATCAGCCATTTAATGAGTGTGACGTCGTTCGCTATAATGGATTTGTTTTTATATTCAGTTTGATGAGGTAAGCATTTAACATTTGAAGTAAAAGCGTTGCAGTTAACGCAATTTATATTACCTCATAATATGAACAGTGCGTTTTAAAGAAAAAGGGCTGACATTATAAATGTTAGCCCTTTTTAGATAGAAAAATATGACGAGAAGGGGGTATATAATTGATATCTAATGTTTATTGGATTTCTTCTGTTTAAACCAGGTGTATGCTTTATAAACGACAATGGCAAATATAGTCCAAAACACACTATGATAAAAAGTATGTATAGAGCCTTCCCCTAAAGCGTGGTCAGTATGTGCAAAGGCTTGGTTGGTAAAAAGTATTAAATAACTAATAAATAGCGTTAAAATTTTCATATTAAATCCTTATTTTGTTAATTTTTTTGTTCATAATCTTTTTGAAATTAAAATGTATTTTTCATGTGTTTATGTGCTGTTTTTTTATGCAACATTAAACGTTCAACATGCCTTCTTTTTCAATAAAGGCAATTATCTCAGCTAGACCTTGTTGTGTTTTCATATTAGAGAAAATGAATTTCTTATCACCACGCATTTTTTTGGTATCTCGGTCCATTACCTCAAGTGAGGCGCCAACTAAATCAGCGACATCTATTTTATTAATGATTAATAAGTCTGACTTTGTAATACCTGGGCCACCTTTACGCGGGATTTTATCGCCTGCTGAAACATCAATAACGTAAATAGTTAAATCAGAAAGTTCGGGGCTAAAAGTAGCACTTAAGTTGTCACCACCACTTTCGACTAAAACAAAATCTAAATTGGGATGCATAGCTTGCAGTTCGTCGATAGCAGCTAGGTTCATTGATGCATCTTCACGAATAGCAGTATGCGGACATCCACCTGTTTCCACACCCATAATTCTATCGGCGGCGAGTGCACCATTTTTGGTTAAAAACTCTGCATCTTCTCGTGTGTATATATCGTTGGTGACTACTGCCATATTATATTTGTCACGTAGTGCTAAGCATAATTCGCGTAGTAGAGCTGTTTTTCCTGAACCAACAGGGCCGCCAACGCCAATGCGTAAAACTTGTTTCTTCATTTTTGTTTCTCTTAAAAGTTTATAATTTGGGTTTTTACGAACGAAAAAGTCGTGAATATTGCGTTTCATGCCAAGCACTTGCCATGGCTAAATGCGGTAAACTGGTGCCGATATCTTCATCGTCAATAGTGTTCGATTTTTCGATAATTGCTTGTGTATTTTCAGTTAATTCAAATAATAAGTTTTGTGCTTGCGTTTGCCCAAGCGGTACTAACTTTGTTGCCGCTGCTACTTGGTTATCTATGTAGGTCCAACAATAGCCGCTTTGCGCTGAAATTAGGTCTAACTTAAATACATAAGCACACAATGCAAAGGCGCTAACAAAACTGATCTCTGTTAGCTGGATAATCGCTTGGTAGCCACTAACGTTAATATTGTTAAGTTGCTTTATCAGCCTTATTAAAGCTTTACCCATGGCTAAATCAGCGAGTAATAGTTCATGGCTTTCACGACAAGCAATTAAGTGTGTATTCCAGTATGCAAACGCGTTTAAGTCATTGTTATGTAGGGCACTGAATAGTCTTTTTAAAATAGCTAAGTCAGTTTTTGCTATTGATTCTTCTAAATTAATTTCGATCCAACTTGCGGTTGTTTCTGGTGATGTTAACCAACCCATTTCTACCGCGTATTCCAAGCCTTGTGAGAATGAAAAGCCACCAACCGGTAAATTGGCGCTACACAGTTGAAGTAGCCGATTTAATTGCATCGGATAATTATGTTGAATATTATGTTGAATATTCTGTTGAATATTCTGTTGAATATTCTGTTGATTGCTTTGTTCAATATTAATTGTATTAGTGGGCATGGGCATGTGCATGGCTATGTTTCTCATTACTGATATTGTCAGAATGTGCATGAGAATGACCACCTTTGCCACCATAAGCACCACTTTCTGGCTCGAAAATAGCGGGTGCTTTATCAATGGTTAAGCCATATTTTTCGGCTAAGGCTTCTAAAACGTGATCGGGTTTAAAGCGCAACCAAAGCTCTCCAATTTGCAATGAGGTATGTCGATTCCCTAAGTGGTAGCAAACTTTACAAAACGTCAGCCAGTCAGTTGCAATTGCAGTAGATACAGGCTCTGTTTCGCCTTTAATTTCTACGAATAAACCGCATTCTGTTTTTAATATTTCGCCGACTAATAACGGATGACCACGTTCCATAAAAATACCAATGTCTGCTCCGCCATCTGTTGTACCTTTGATACGGGCTTTTTTACGGGTGTCTTGGTCTAAGGTGATTGAGTCAACTATTTCACCATGGGTATGATCTAAACGTTCATAAGCTTTTAACATGTAGTTTCCTAAAATAAACAGTAAAGTTGAGATAACGGCAGGGTAGTAGCTGGCTCGCAGGTTAACAGTTCGCCATTAGCTCTTACTTCATAGGTTTGGGCATCAACGTCTATTTTGGGTTGCCAGCTGTTATGGATCATATCGTCCTTACCAATGTTTCGGGTGTTTTTACAAACGCCAACCATACGTGTCATACCTATTCTTGCCGGTACATCGGCATCAATTGAAGCCTGTGACATAAATGTCATCGAGGTTTTTGCAGGAGCACTACCATAGGCACCAAACATGGGGCGATAATAAACAGGTTGTGGCGTAGGAATAGAGGCATTAGCATCGCCCATTGGCGCGGCAGCAATAAAGCCCGACTTTAAAATTAGTGCCGGTTTTATACCAAAAAATGCTGGTTTCCATAATACCAAGTCAGCCAATTTACCGACTTCTATAGAGCCTACTTCATGGCTAATGCCGTGGCTAATTGCAGGGTTTATAGTGTATTTTGCGATATAGCGCTTTATGCGAAAGTTATCGTTTCGTTCGGTATCAGGTGCTAATGGCCCACGTTGTTGTTTCATTTTATGGGCGGTTTGCCAAGTGCGGGTGATCATTTCTCCGACCCGTCCCATCGCTTGCGAGTCAGAGGCGATCATACTGATGGCACCTAAATCGTGCATTATATCTTCTGCCGCAATACTCTCTTTACGAATGCGTGAATCAGCAAAGGCAATATCTTCTGGGATAGAAGGATCTAAATGGTGACAAACCATCAACATATCGAGATGTTCGTCAATGGTATTAATGGTGTAGGGGCGAGTGGGGTTGGTTGAAGAAGGCAACACATTGGCTTCACCACAGGCTTTAATAATATCAGGCGAATGTCCGCCGCCAGCACCTTCCGTATGATAAGTGTGAATAGTACGACCTTTAAACGCACCTAAAGTATCTTCGACAAAGCCCGATTCGTTTAGGGTATCGGTGTGAATAGCAATTTGTACGTCGTAACGTTCAGCAACCGATAAGCAGTTATCAATAGACGCTGGTGTTGTTCCCCAATCTTCATGAAGTTTTAAGCCACAAACACCGGCTTCAATTTGTTCTTCTAGTGCAAGAGGTAAACTAGTATTCCCTTTACC
The Colwellia sp. Arc7-D genome window above contains:
- the ureC gene encoding urease subunit alpha is translated as MASIDKNAYAHMFGPTVGDRVRLADTDLWLEVEKDFTEYGEEVKFGGGKVIRDGMGQSQASCFETVDLVITNALIIDHWGIVKADVGIKNGRIAIIGKAGNPDIQDNIDIEVGAGTEVIAGEGQILTAGGIDAHIHFICPQQIEEALMSGVTTMIGGGTGPATGTKATTCTPGPWNIYKMLQATNDFPMNFGFLGKGNTSLPLALEEQIEAGVCGLKLHEDWGTTPASIDNCLSVAERYDVQIAIHTDTLNESGFVEDTLGAFKGRTIHTYHTEGAGGGHSPDIIKACGEANVLPSSTNPTRPYTINTIDEHLDMLMVCHHLDPSIPEDIAFADSRIRKESIAAEDIMHDLGAISMIASDSQAMGRVGEMITRTWQTAHKMKQQRGPLAPDTERNDNFRIKRYIAKYTINPAISHGISHEVGSIEVGKLADLVLWKPAFFGIKPALILKSGFIAAAPMGDANASIPTPQPVYYRPMFGAYGSAPAKTSMTFMSQASIDADVPARIGMTRMVGVCKNTRNIGKDDMIHNSWQPKIDVDAQTYEVRANGELLTCEPATTLPLSQLYCLF
- a CDS encoding urease accessory UreF family protein; amino-acid sequence: MPTNTINIEQSNQQNIQQNIQQNIQHNIQHNYPMQLNRLLQLCSANLPVGGFSFSQGLEYAVEMGWLTSPETTASWIEINLEESIAKTDLAILKRLFSALHNNDLNAFAYWNTHLIACRESHELLLADLAMGKALIRLIKQLNNINVSGYQAIIQLTEISFVSAFALCAYVFKLDLISAQSGYCWTYIDNQVAAATKLVPLGQTQAQNLLFELTENTQAIIEKSNTIDDEDIGTSLPHLAMASAWHETQYSRLFRS
- a CDS encoding polysaccharide lyase family 7 protein → MSIYKTPLYLCIFILFLGCKSSSSEDKPEVVIVVEPSVETPVELPKQDITCLGLAKLNFGNATATNELTDYVASRVIDGSFLPESRWSSLETDQHLILTLADFSLVKGISISWLNNDQRSYSYDIEVSKDNETWTSVVANQMTDSSTTRSQFVEIPEHSSQYIKIIPKGSNIDNANNIVEVEAFGCLADVSSSIELTDWYLSIPVDEATNTKAESIYESRLNNDYFNAQFFFLNTDGGLVFRAPIEGAKTSTNTKYTRTELREMLRRGNTNINVQGVNKNNWVFSSAPDNDLDAAGGVDGELIAELAVNHVTETGDKSQVGRVIIGQIHANNDEPIRVYYRKLPQNNKGSIYLAHEIEGGDDIYYELIGNRSQSATNPENGITLNERFGYQIKVVGNSLTLTITREGQADVSQTVDMTNSGYDQGGQYMYFKAGVYNQNNTGDVKDYVQATFYKITNSHTGYQAE
- a CDS encoding urease accessory protein UreE, producing the protein MLKAYERLDHTHGEIVDSITLDQDTRKKARIKGTTDGGADIGIFMERGHPLLVGEILKTECGLFVEIKGETEPVSTAIATDWLTFCKVCYHLGNRHTSLQIGELWLRFKPDHVLEALAEKYGLTIDKAPAIFEPESGAYGGKGGHSHAHSDNISNEKHSHAHAHAH
- the ureG gene encoding urease accessory protein UreG: MKKQVLRIGVGGPVGSGKTALLRELCLALRDKYNMAVVTNDIYTREDAEFLTKNGALAADRIMGVETGGCPHTAIREDASMNLAAIDELQAMHPNLDFVLVESGGDNLSATFSPELSDLTIYVIDVSAGDKIPRKGGPGITKSDLLIINKIDVADLVGASLEVMDRDTKKMRGDKKFIFSNMKTQQGLAEIIAFIEKEGMLNV